Proteins encoded within one genomic window of Nonomuraea gerenzanensis:
- a CDS encoding acyl-CoA dehydrogenase codes for MGIGLTEEHVALAASVHGVAGRGADHAVLAGQGLLGLHLPETGGGQGYGLLELCVALEALGERRLCGAYLPTVLASAVLEWCGRAGSGPAEDFRVGLLRGLADGSLTAAVGLLPGCALGSAQADLFVVPDDDGGWAVLDRADVTAEPLEGVDPDRPLCSVTARAVPADRMLGPAPVRELAAVLLGADACGVAAWAVATAADHAKVREQFGRPIGQFQGVKHRVAGALVALEQARAAVWDAARALDEGTALPGDVHSEPGEAPLADKVRLADKAPLADEVRLAVGVAAVLAPDAAVRCAADAIQVLGGIGYTFEHDAHRYYRRALSGRMLAGDPGPWAEGVARLAVAGVRRRMEPDLPEEATSIRDAIRAEAASLRAQEQPARRARLAREGWMMPHLPRPWGRGATPLEQVIIHQEFRDLRRPNLGIAAWAVPSIVRYGTREQQERFLPGTFTGEIVWCQLFSEPGAGSDLAGLATKAVRVEGGWSLTGQKIWTSLAQYAHWGICLARTSPDRPKHDGISYFLVDMSSPGVTVRPLKEINGDEIFNEVFLDDVFVPDDLVVGAVDEGWRVARDTLSHERVALGDSWGPGSRHTDMATFIGRLPALRQAQWEQAGRLWAEGQGVSALGLRVTLSQLAGADPGAAPSVRKLLGMRHAQAISEFCWSLEPSDRYWSRMILATRAFTIGGGTTEVQLNIIAERALGLPRDP; via the coding sequence ATGGGGATCGGTCTCACCGAGGAGCACGTGGCGCTGGCGGCCTCCGTACATGGAGTGGCCGGTCGGGGCGCCGATCATGCGGTGCTGGCGGGGCAGGGGTTGCTGGGGCTGCATCTGCCTGAGACGGGTGGCGGCCAGGGATACGGGCTGCTGGAGCTGTGCGTGGCGCTGGAGGCGCTGGGCGAGCGGCGGCTCTGCGGAGCCTATCTGCCGACCGTGCTGGCCTCGGCGGTGCTCGAGTGGTGCGGGAGGGCGGGCTCCGGGCCGGCCGAGGACTTCCGGGTCGGGTTGCTGCGGGGGCTCGCCGATGGGTCGCTGACCGCCGCCGTCGGGTTGCTGCCCGGGTGTGCGCTCGGGTCCGCGCAGGCCGACCTGTTCGTCGTACCGGATGATGACGGCGGGTGGGCGGTGCTCGATCGAGCCGACGTCACCGCCGAGCCGCTGGAGGGGGTCGATCCGGACCGGCCGCTCTGCTCGGTCACCGCCCGCGCCGTGCCCGCCGACCGGATGCTCGGCCCCGCTCCGGTACGGGAGCTCGCCGCCGTGCTGCTCGGCGCCGACGCGTGCGGGGTGGCGGCGTGGGCCGTGGCGACGGCGGCCGATCATGCCAAGGTACGCGAGCAGTTCGGGCGGCCGATCGGGCAGTTCCAAGGGGTCAAGCACCGGGTGGCGGGCGCCCTGGTGGCCCTGGAGCAGGCCCGCGCCGCCGTCTGGGACGCCGCCAGAGCCCTGGACGAGGGCACCGCTCTGCCAGGCGACGTCCACAGCGAGCCCGGCGAGGCGCCGCTGGCAGACAAAGTGCGCCTGGCCGACAAGGCGCCGCTGGCCGACGAGGTGCGGCTGGCGGTGGGGGTGGCGGCGGTGCTGGCGCCCGATGCCGCCGTCCGGTGCGCGGCGGACGCGATCCAGGTGCTGGGCGGCATCGGCTACACCTTCGAGCATGACGCGCACCGCTACTACCGCAGAGCCCTGTCCGGCCGCATGCTGGCCGGCGACCCCGGCCCCTGGGCGGAGGGGGTGGCGCGGCTGGCGGTGGCGGGGGTGCGCAGGCGGATGGAGCCGGACCTGCCGGAGGAGGCCACCTCCATCAGGGACGCCATCAGGGCGGAGGCCGCGTCGCTGCGGGCGCAGGAGCAACCGGCCAGGCGGGCCAGGCTGGCGCGGGAGGGCTGGATGATGCCGCATCTCCCCCGGCCCTGGGGCCGGGGCGCCACGCCGCTGGAGCAGGTGATCATCCATCAGGAGTTCCGCGACCTCCGCCGCCCGAACCTGGGCATCGCCGCCTGGGCCGTCCCGTCCATCGTCCGGTACGGCACCCGCGAGCAGCAGGAGCGTTTCCTGCCCGGAACGTTCACCGGCGAGATCGTGTGGTGCCAGCTCTTCAGCGAGCCCGGCGCCGGCTCGGACCTGGCCGGGCTGGCGACGAAGGCCGTGCGGGTGGAGGGCGGCTGGTCGCTGACCGGCCAGAAGATCTGGACGTCGCTGGCCCAGTACGCCCACTGGGGCATCTGCCTGGCCCGCACCTCCCCGGACAGGCCCAAGCACGACGGCATCTCCTACTTCCTGGTGGACATGTCGTCCCCCGGCGTCACCGTCAGGCCGCTCAAGGAGATCAACGGCGACGAGATCTTCAACGAGGTGTTCCTGGACGACGTGTTCGTGCCGGACGACCTGGTGGTCGGGGCGGTGGACGAGGGCTGGCGGGTGGCCCGCGACACGCTCTCGCACGAACGGGTCGCGCTCGGCGACTCCTGGGGCCCGGGCTCGCGGCACACCGACATGGCCACGTTCATCGGCCGGCTGCCCGCGCTCAGGCAGGCGCAGTGGGAGCAGGCGGGCCGGCTGTGGGCCGAGGGGCAGGGCGTCTCGGCGCTCGGGCTGCGGGTGACGCTGTCGCAGCTCGCCGGGGCCGATCCGGGCGCGGCGCCCAGCGTACGGAAGCTGCTCGGCATGCGGCACGCGCAGGCGATCTCGGAGTTCTGCTGGTCGCTGGAGCCTTCCGACCGGTATTGGAGCCGCATGATCCTGGCCACCCGCGCGTTCACGATCGGCGGCGGCACGACGGAGGTGCAGCTCAACATCATCGCCGAGCGCGCGCTCGGCCTGCCGCGCGATCCCTGA
- a CDS encoding class F sortase, producing the protein MANRLLLGVAVAVSMAGVLLIGLGLSGALGGGGDTATAPAAQQSRPATAPLKDLPGVPPSKVAEPMRAARPTAVYIPSIGVAAPLMELGLDAEGAIQNPPFDPPNLAGWYRYGPVPGQRGAAVITGHLDTRTGPAVFARLKDVRRGAQIQVLRADRSVAVFVVDKVEHTPKRGFPAKKVYGKLRYPGLRLVTCGGAFDQRAHSYEENTIVYAHLAAPYHPRS; encoded by the coding sequence GTGGCGAACCGGCTCCTGCTGGGTGTGGCGGTGGCCGTGTCGATGGCGGGTGTGCTGCTGATCGGCCTCGGGCTCAGCGGCGCGCTCGGAGGAGGCGGCGACACGGCCACCGCCCCTGCCGCACAGCAGTCCCGCCCCGCCACCGCACCGCTCAAGGACCTGCCGGGCGTGCCACCGTCCAAGGTGGCAGAGCCCATGCGCGCGGCCCGGCCCACCGCCGTCTACATCCCGTCCATCGGCGTGGCCGCCCCTCTCATGGAGCTGGGCCTGGACGCCGAGGGGGCCATCCAGAACCCGCCCTTCGACCCCCCGAACCTGGCCGGCTGGTACCGCTACGGCCCCGTCCCCGGCCAGCGCGGCGCCGCCGTCATCACCGGCCACCTGGACACGCGGACGGGCCCCGCCGTCTTCGCCCGGCTCAAGGACGTCAGACGCGGCGCCCAGATCCAGGTGCTGCGCGCCGACCGCTCGGTGGCCGTCTTCGTCGTCGACAAGGTCGAGCACACCCCGAAGCGCGGCTTCCCCGCCAAGAAGGTCTACGGCAAGCTCCGCTACCCGGGGCTGCGGCTGGTGACCTGCGGCGGCGCGTTCGACCAGCGGGCGCACAGCTACGAGGAGAACACGATCGTGTACGCCCACCTCGCGGCCCCGTACCATCCCCGGAGCTGA